From one Streptococcus oralis genomic stretch:
- a CDS encoding CppA N-terminal domain-containing protein, with the protein MNVNEIVRIVPTLKVNNRKLNERFYIETLGMKPLLEESAFISLGDQTATERLILEEAPSMRTRRVEGLKKLARLLIKVENPSEIEALLSQMKSLPRLFKGNRGYAFEIVSPEEDVILVHAEDDIRDLVPLETVPEFYSNTSIKYVSQFEVSMELRLPEGTESLLYPEGVAPVITFTKGQGPDLAVENNVTWDLTMLKFLVKNFDLTSLRQKFEKTGYFVPKSEKFFLGKDTNNIELWFEEA; encoded by the coding sequence ATGAATGTGAATGAGATTGTTCGGATCGTTCCGACTTTAAAAGTTAATAATCGAAAATTAAATGAAAGATTTTACATTGAAACCCTGGGGATGAAACCTTTGCTGGAAGAGTCTGCCTTTATTTCCTTAGGCGATCAGACAGCTACGGAGAGATTGATTTTAGAAGAGGCTCCAAGCATGCGAACACGCAGAGTTGAAGGGCTTAAAAAGCTAGCTAGACTCTTGATAAAGGTTGAGAATCCTTCTGAAATCGAGGCCCTTCTTTCTCAAATGAAGTCTCTTCCTCGCCTATTTAAAGGTAACCGTGGGTATGCTTTTGAGATTGTTTCTCCTGAAGAGGATGTGATCCTTGTTCATGCAGAAGATGATATAAGAGATTTGGTTCCACTGGAAACTGTTCCTGAATTTTATTCAAATACAAGTATAAAATACGTGAGCCAATTTGAGGTCTCTATGGAGTTGCGTTTGCCTGAAGGGACAGAGAGTTTACTTTATCCCGAAGGAGTAGCGCCAGTAATTACCTTTACTAAAGGACAAGGACCAGATTTGGCTGTTGAAAACAATGTCACTTGGGACCTGACGATGTTAAAATTTTTAGTCAAGAATTTTGATCTAACCAGTCTTCGTCAGAAATTTGAAAAGACAGGCTACTTTGTCCCTAAGTCTGAAAAATTCTTCCTTGGTAAAGATACCAATAACATTGAATTGTGGTTTGAAGAAGCATGA
- a CDS encoding LemA family protein has protein sequence MTWIILGVLALIVIFVIVSYNGLVKNRMQTKEAWSQIDVQLKRRNDLLPNLIETVKGYAKYEGSTLEKVTELRRQVAAATSPAEAMKASDALTRQISGIFAVAENYPDLKASANFIKLQEELTNTENKISYSRQLYNSVVSNYNVKLESFPSNIIAGLFGFKAADFLQTPEEEKAVPKVDFSGLGD, from the coding sequence ATGACTTGGATTATTCTTGGAGTTTTGGCTCTGATTGTTATTTTTGTGATTGTTAGCTATAACGGTTTGGTTAAAAATCGTATGCAGACCAAGGAGGCTTGGAGCCAGATAGATGTTCAGTTGAAGCGTCGTAATGATCTCCTCCCAAACTTGATTGAAACAGTCAAAGGCTATGCGAAATATGAAGGTTCTACCTTGGAAAAAGTAACAGAACTTCGTAGACAAGTAGCCGCAGCAACTTCACCAGCTGAAGCTATGAAGGCCAGTGATGCCCTTACCCGCCAGATTTCTGGTATCTTTGCAGTAGCAGAGAATTACCCAGACTTGAAAGCTAGTGCCAACTTTATCAAATTGCAAGAAGAGTTGACCAATACAGAAAATAAAATTTCTTACTCTCGTCAACTCTACAACAGTGTTGTCAGCAACTACAATGTAAAACTTGAAAGTTTCCCAAGTAACATCATCGCAGGACTATTTGGCTTTAAAGCTGCAGACTTCCTTCAAACACCTGAAGAGGAAAAGGCAGTTCCTAAAGTTGACTTTAGTGGTTTAGGTGACTAA
- a CDS encoding serine hydrolase domain-containing protein: protein MKWEKILRKIENQIEAGIYPGASFAYYKDGEWKESYLGLSDPERDLKTETGLVYDLASVSKVVGVGTVFTFLWQQDKLDINRPVTDFLPECDYPDITIRQLLTHATDLDPFIPNRDKLSAEELREAMFHLNRRNQPAFLYSDVHFLLLGFLLEKIFDQDLDQIIKKQVLEAWRMKETKFGPVEQAVPTVRGVEAGIIHDPKARLLGKHAGSAGLFSTVKDLQIFLEHYLKDYFAAELSRNFSPLDDKERSLAWNLEGAWLDHTGYTGTFIMWNREKQEAAIFLSNRTYEKDERAQWIVDRNQVMEMIRQGE, encoded by the coding sequence ATGAAGTGGGAAAAAATTCTAAGAAAAATAGAAAATCAAATTGAGGCAGGGATTTATCCCGGAGCCTCTTTTGCATATTATAAGGATGGTGAATGGAAAGAGTCTTATCTAGGATTGAGTGATCCAGAACGAGACTTGAAGACAGAAACCGGTTTGGTTTATGATTTGGCAAGTGTGAGTAAAGTCGTGGGAGTGGGGACGGTTTTTACCTTCTTGTGGCAGCAGGACAAATTAGATATTAATCGACCGGTAACGGATTTTTTACCGGAGTGTGATTATCCTGATATTACTATACGGCAGCTTCTGACCCATGCCACAGACTTGGACCCCTTTATTCCCAATCGAGACAAGTTAAGTGCAGAGGAATTAAGAGAAGCCATGTTTCACCTCAACAGACGAAATCAGCCAGCCTTCCTATACTCGGACGTTCATTTTTTACTCTTGGGCTTTCTTTTGGAAAAAATCTTTGACCAAGATTTGGATCAGATTATAAAAAAACAAGTTTTGGAAGCATGGAGGATGAAGGAGACCAAGTTCGGCCCCGTTGAGCAAGCTGTACCAACAGTGAGAGGAGTAGAGGCCGGAATCATTCACGATCCCAAAGCTCGTCTATTAGGGAAACACGCTGGAAGTGCTGGTTTGTTTTCGACTGTTAAGGATTTGCAGATCTTTCTGGAACATTACTTGAAAGATTATTTTGCTGCAGAATTGAGCCGAAATTTTTCTCCTTTAGATGATAAGGAGCGGTCTCTAGCCTGGAATCTGGAAGGAGCTTGGCTTGACCATACGGGTTATACAGGTACCTTCATTATGTGGAATCGGGAGAAGCAGGAAGCGGCTATCTTTTTATCCAATAGAACGTATGAGAAGGATGAGCGTGCCCAGTGGATAGTCGATCGAAACCAAGTCATGGAAATGATTCGTCAAGGGGAGTAG
- the tnpA gene encoding IS200/IS605 family transposase translates to MAQKAHSLSHTKWMCKYHIVFTPKYRRKVIYNQYRSSLGEIFHRLCSYKGVEIIEGHLMPDHVHMLVSIPPRISVSSFMGYLKGKSALMMFDKHANLKYKFGNRHFWAEGYYVSTVGLNEATIKKYIQEQEKHDIALDKLSVKEYEDPFRDSGK, encoded by the coding sequence ATGGCACAAAAGGCACATAGTTTATCACACACAAAGTGGATGTGTAAATATCACATTGTGTTCACCCCTAAGTATAGACGAAAAGTAATTTATAATCAATATCGAAGCAGTTTGGGAGAAATATTCCATCGATTATGTAGTTATAAAGGTGTTGAGATTATCGAAGGTCACTTAATGCCAGACCATGTACATATGTTAGTCAGTATTCCACCGAGGATAAGTGTTTCAAGTTTCATGGGGTATTTAAAAGGTAAAAGTGCACTCATGATGTTTGACAAACACGCCAACCTCAAGTACAAGTTTGGGAATCGGCATTTCTGGGCAGAAGGTTATTATGTAAGTACAGTAGGGCTTAATGAAGCCACAATTAAGAAATATATTCAAGAACAGGAAAAGCATGATATAGCACTAGATAAATTAAGTGTAAAAGAATATGAGGATCCCTTTAGGGATAGTGGTAAGTAG
- a CDS encoding uracil-xanthine permease family protein encodes MKQESTVDLLLDVDQRPSAGKGILLSFQHVFAMFGATILVPLILGMPVSVALFASGIGTLIYMISTGFKVPVYLGSSFAFITAMSLAMKEMGGDVSAAQTGVILTGLVYVLVAASVRFAGTKWIDKLLPPIIIGPMIIVIGLGLAGSAVTNAGLVADGNWKNALVAVVTFLIAAFINTKGKGFLRIIPFLFAIIGGYIFAMMLGLVDFTPVLQANWFEIPGFYLPFSTGGAFKEYNLYFGPETIAILPIAIVTISEHIGDHTVLSQICGRQFLKEPGLHRTLLGDGIATSVSAFLGGPANTTYGENTGVIGMTRIASVSVIRNAAFIAIALSFLGKFTALISTIPNAVLGGMSILLYGVIASNGLKVLIKERVDFSQMRNLIIASAMLVLGLGGAILKLGPVTLSGTALSAMTGIILNLILPHENKD; translated from the coding sequence ATGAAACAGGAATCAACTGTTGACTTGTTACTAGACGTTGATCAACGTCCTTCTGCTGGTAAAGGTATTCTTCTAAGCTTCCAGCACGTATTTGCCATGTTTGGTGCAACCATTCTCGTTCCCTTAATTTTGGGAATGCCCGTATCGGTTGCTCTCTTTGCATCCGGTATTGGAACACTTATCTACATGATTTCTACTGGCTTTAAGGTTCCAGTTTATCTAGGTTCTTCATTCGCCTTTATCACGGCTATGTCTCTAGCCATGAAAGAAATGGGGGGCGATGTATCTGCTGCTCAAACGGGGGTAATCTTGACTGGTTTGGTCTATGTCCTTGTAGCAGCAAGTGTTCGTTTTGCAGGTACAAAATGGATTGATAAACTCTTGCCCCCAATCATTATCGGACCTATGATTATCGTTATCGGTCTTGGTCTTGCTGGTTCTGCTGTAACGAATGCTGGACTTGTAGCAGACGGAAACTGGAAAAACGCCCTTGTAGCCGTTGTTACATTCTTGATTGCCGCCTTTATCAATACAAAAGGAAAAGGTTTCCTCCGTATCATTCCTTTCCTCTTTGCCATCATCGGTGGGTACATCTTCGCTATGATGCTTGGTTTGGTTGACTTTACCCCAGTCCTTCAAGCAAACTGGTTTGAAATTCCTGGTTTCTACTTGCCATTTAGTACAGGTGGTGCCTTTAAAGAGTACAACTTGTACTTCGGTCCTGAAACAATCGCCATCTTGCCAATCGCTATTGTAACAATTTCAGAACACATCGGAGACCACACAGTTTTGAGCCAAATCTGTGGCCGTCAATTCCTGAAAGAACCAGGACTTCACCGTACGCTTCTCGGTGACGGTATTGCAACATCTGTATCTGCTTTCCTCGGTGGACCAGCCAATACGACTTACGGTGAAAATACAGGGGTTATCGGGATGACTCGTATCGCTTCTGTCTCAGTTATCCGTAACGCAGCCTTTATCGCCATTGCTCTTAGCTTCCTAGGTAAGTTCACTGCCTTGATTTCAACCATTCCAAATGCTGTGCTTGGTGGCATGTCCATCCTTCTCTACGGAGTTATCGCCAGCAATGGTTTGAAAGTTTTGATTAAAGAACGCGTTGACTTCAGTCAAATGCGTAACCTCATCATTGCTAGTGCCATGTTAGTACTTGGACTTGGGGGAGCCATCCTCAAACTTGGGCCAGTTACACTTTCAGGTACTGCTTTATCAGCCATGACAGGAATCATCTTGAACTTGATCTTGCCACACGAAAATAAAGACTAA
- the rsmG gene encoding 16S rRNA (guanine(527)-N(7))-methyltransferase RsmG: protein MKPETFYSLLAEQNIPLSDQQKNQFERYFELLVEWNEKINLTAITDKEEVYLKHFYDSIAPILQGLISNETIKLLDIGAGAGFPSLPMKILYPQLDVTIIDSLNKRINFLQLLAQELDLEGVHFYHGRAEDFAQDKNFRAQFDVVTARAVARMQVLSELTIPYLKVGGKLLALKASNAPEELLEAKNALNLLFSKVEDNLSYALPNGDPRYITVVKKKKETPNKYPRKAGMPNKRPL, encoded by the coding sequence ATGAAACCAGAAACATTTTACAGCTTGCTCGCTGAGCAAAATATTCCACTTTCGGACCAGCAAAAGAACCAATTTGAACGGTATTTTGAGCTCTTGGTCGAGTGGAATGAAAAGATTAACCTGACCGCTATTACAGATAAAGAGGAAGTTTATCTCAAACATTTTTATGATTCGATTGCACCTATTCTGCAAGGCTTGATTTCAAATGAAACTATCAAACTTCTTGATATCGGAGCGGGGGCAGGATTTCCTAGTCTACCCATGAAAATCCTCTATCCTCAGTTAGATGTAACCATCATTGATTCGCTAAATAAGCGCATCAACTTCCTTCAGCTTTTGGCTCAAGAGCTGGATTTGGAAGGTGTTCACTTCTACCATGGACGGGCAGAAGACTTTGCCCAAGACAAGAACTTCCGTGCCCAATTTGATGTGGTGACGGCTCGTGCGGTTGCCCGCATGCAGGTTTTGTCTGAACTGACCATTCCCTATCTTAAAGTCGGCGGAAAACTATTGGCACTCAAGGCCAGCAATGCTCCTGAGGAATTGCTAGAAGCCAAGAACGCTCTCAACCTCCTCTTCAGCAAGGTCGAAGACAATCTCAGCTACGCTCTACCAAATGGAGATCCGCGCTACATCACTGTGGTCAAAAAGAAAAAGGAGACGCCTAACAAGTACCCAAGAAAGGCTGGCATGCCCAATAAACGCCCGCTTTAA
- the gla gene encoding aquaglyceroporin Gla, which translates to MDFTWAIKYATEFLGTAILIILGNGAVANVELKGTKGHQSGWLVIAVGYGMGVMIPALMFGNVSGNHINPAFTLGLAVSGLFPWEQVPYYILAQVLGAIFGQAMVVATHRPYYLKTENSNNILGTFSTISSVDHGTKESRFAASVNGFINEFVGSFILFFAALGMTKNFFGAELVAKAQATINDQVAQAAAQGTTIPQEQVTAALEQAKNQAAPFLAPGLGIAHLALGFLVMALVTSLGGPTGPGLNPARDFGPRLLHELLPKSVLGQHKGDSKWWYAWVPVVAPIAAGIAAVALFKLLYL; encoded by the coding sequence ATGGATTTTACATGGGCTATTAAATATGCCACAGAATTCTTGGGAACTGCTATTTTGATCATTCTTGGTAATGGTGCAGTTGCTAACGTTGAACTTAAAGGTACGAAAGGTCACCAAAGTGGCTGGCTCGTTATCGCGGTTGGTTATGGTATGGGGGTTATGATTCCAGCCTTGATGTTTGGTAATGTATCTGGTAACCACATCAACCCAGCCTTCACTCTTGGACTTGCTGTGAGTGGACTTTTCCCTTGGGAACAAGTACCATATTACATCCTTGCGCAAGTTTTAGGAGCGATTTTTGGTCAAGCTATGGTTGTGGCAACTCACCGTCCTTACTACTTGAAGACAGAGAATTCTAATAACATTTTGGGTACTTTCTCAACGATTTCAAGTGTTGATCACGGTACAAAAGAATCACGTTTTGCAGCAAGTGTAAATGGTTTTATCAACGAGTTTGTCGGTTCGTTTATTTTGTTCTTTGCAGCCCTAGGAATGACTAAAAACTTTTTTGGAGCTGAATTAGTAGCGAAAGCTCAGGCGACAATTAATGACCAAGTAGCTCAAGCAGCAGCGCAAGGAACAACGATCCCTCAAGAACAAGTAACAGCAGCGCTTGAGCAAGCAAAAAACCAAGCCGCTCCATTTTTGGCACCAGGTCTTGGAATTGCGCACTTGGCACTTGGTTTCCTAGTAATGGCCTTGGTAACTTCACTCGGTGGACCTACTGGACCTGGTTTGAACCCAGCTCGTGACTTTGGACCACGTCTTCTTCACGAACTCCTTCCAAAATCAGTTCTTGGTCAACACAAGGGTGATTCAAAATGGTGGTATGCATGGGTTCCAGTTGTAGCTCCAATTGCAGCGGGTATTGCGGCAGTAGCACTATTTAAACTACTTTACCTATAA
- a CDS encoding DMT family transporter, whose amino-acid sequence MSKTVKGTLYTVVAGIAWGLSGTSGQYLMAHGISALVLTNLRLIIAGLALVVLSYTTAKDKLYAFLKDRKSLLSLLLFAVFGLFLNQFAYLSAIQETNAGTATVLQYVCPVGILVYTCIKDKVAPTLAEIISIGLAIGGTFLIATHGKLDQLSVTPAGLFWGLFSALTYALYIILPIALIKKWGSISVIGVGMVISGLVAIPFTGVLQASIPTSLDFLFAFAGIIIIGTVFAYTAFLKGASLIGPVKSSLLASIEPISAVFFAFLIMKEQFYAIDFVGMAMILLAVTIISLKDLLLEIKSK is encoded by the coding sequence ATGTCAAAAACCGTAAAAGGAACTCTGTATACAGTAGTGGCAGGGATTGCTTGGGGCTTGTCTGGAACCAGTGGCCAGTACCTAATGGCACACGGGATTTCCGCTCTAGTCTTGACCAATTTGCGACTTATCATTGCAGGTTTGGCACTGGTAGTCTTATCCTATACGACTGCAAAGGATAAACTCTATGCTTTTTTAAAAGACAGAAAAAGTCTACTATCTCTGTTACTATTTGCAGTTTTCGGGCTTTTCTTAAACCAGTTTGCCTATCTTTCTGCTATTCAGGAAACCAATGCTGGAACAGCGACAGTTCTCCAGTATGTATGCCCCGTTGGGATCTTGGTTTATACCTGTATCAAGGACAAGGTGGCGCCTACTCTGGCTGAGATTATTTCGATTGGTTTAGCAATTGGAGGAACGTTTCTTATCGCGACGCATGGGAAACTTGACCAGTTGTCTGTCACACCTGCTGGACTTTTCTGGGGCCTCTTTTCAGCATTGACCTATGCTCTCTATATTATCCTTCCCATCGCTTTGATTAAGAAGTGGGGCAGTATTTCGGTGATTGGTGTTGGGATGGTTATTTCTGGTTTAGTGGCTATTCCTTTCACAGGAGTCTTACAGGCTAGCATACCAACCAGCTTAGATTTTCTCTTTGCATTTGCTGGGATTATCATCATCGGAACGGTTTTTGCCTATACAGCTTTCCTAAAGGGAGCTAGTCTGATAGGCCCTGTTAAGTCTAGTTTATTAGCTTCCATAGAGCCAATTTCTGCCGTTTTCTTTGCCTTTCTGATTATGAAGGAACAGTTTTATGCGATTGATTTTGTCGGTATGGCTATGATTTTACTAGCCGTAACCATTATTTCATTGAAAGATTTACTGTTGGAAATAAAGAGTAAGTAA